Below is a window of Nicotiana tabacum cultivar K326 chromosome 19, ASM71507v2, whole genome shotgun sequence DNA.
TGCTCCTATAGTTACTCCTTTGATGGACTACATACGTCAGAAAAGAGCTGCCAAGAGTGGAGCTCGGGTAGGAGTTCTCCTGTTATTAAATTTTAACCTGTTAGATTTTCATTCTTCCAAATAGAGAAGTATTTCACGGTCTCTTTCTCTCTCCCCCTCTCTTGGTACATTCACCTTCCCCCGAGCCCGCCTTGGGGAGTCTTCTGGCACTGTGGTTATTTGGTACATGAATGCTTTCCTCCCTTCCCTTAGAGAGAAAGAGGTTAGAGAAAATAAATGGGTCTTGTGTGGCATTAAAGTACTTCTGTTTTTCGTCTGTATAATATGAGCATGTGAAGAGCAGAAAATACATTTCATCATTCTGCAATGAATTATTGTAATGCCAACCTCctctttcatttgatattttggCTTCAATCATGATCAGTGCTCCAAGACAGTCTAAGAAGGTTGCAATTTAATATCCTGTGCTGTCGGAGGCTGATTACTTTCTTGGAGACAAGCATGGATGTCACCCTTATATATATGATCTCCTTTCAATTTCTTAGCTAGGATCAGTATATTCATGTAAATCGAGGCTATGTTCGTGTCAGAAGCAATTTACCATCTGTTCACACCATTGCAGTGGTTTTAATTCAGTCTAAAAAAATATGCTGCCCGTGAATCCATTTTTTAGCtcattaataaatttaaaaagaaaagaaaaggggtgACTAGCAGCATAAGTTTTGAGCATAAATAATGTGAAAGGATGGTAAAATGATGAACAAATTACTGTAGTGGGGAAAATATTTTCTGGGACCCTTGATATGCATCAAATAGTTATTCGAAGGTTAGGTCCTTTTCTTCTAAAGTTGCTGGGTCAGTCTTCCATTTCGTACGTCATAGAGACATTTATAGATCTAAGCAAATCAAAAGGCCAATATTGAAGAATTTATTATATATGCTTCCTAGATATGCGTTAAAGTGTTATACTAGTGATTTATGGACAAAAATATGACGCGTAACTGGATTAAATACAGAAAACTTGTGACCTAAGTGGCCTTGATTAATTTGTTTGGATAATTGATGGTAAACAGCTCCATGATTTTTGTGAGCAGGCTGAATCTGTTGACAATGAGCTTTTCCATTAACCATCTATTACATTGTCTACACTTCTCAGAGGTGTACACTCAATTCTGTTTAATAAATAGCGATGATGGTACCACTCATGATTTGGTGCATCTTCCTTCAAGTTTAAGGATTCGTACTAACTTCTTATCCTTGGTCTTTGACAGAAATCTCTATCTAATGGGAGACCGACCAGAAGAGCGAACGGCACATCCTCAGGAAGTCCTAGCTCAAGTGCATTTAAACAAGGCTCTGAAAAGAGAAGGGTTTCTACAACCATGGTAAGGATGTCGTCTTCCAATCCAACTTTTTGGCAATTGGTACTCTTGGTATTAGATCTATCTATTTCATGCAAATAGCTCTGCATTTGATCTTCTCTCAGTTGCAACATCTGTGATCTATGTGcttgtgaaaataatgatataccTGCTTTGACTTCTGCATCAGCTTTTCTCTGTTGATTTTCCTGTCCTCTAATAATTGATTGAGGATATTTTTCTTATCGAACTCTTGTTCATGTGGACAAGTAGCTTCTGCTTTGGGGGATATTTCTTTTGATGGATATGTGGTTTGTGATGCTTTATCTTCCATCACTTATGGAACTGTTTGATCGTACAGTATGTTCTTCGAGATAGTTCTAAGGCTGGGAGTGGCAAAGACAAAAGACATATTTTAGTTCCAAAACGTGACGATCAGCAGCAGGCTGAGAAGTCTGGTACCTCCGCTCCTGGATCTGGGGCTGATGCAGTTGAAGAGGAAACTGGTATGCAGTATGCCTACACTTTAGTTGTTAGTTGTAATCACATGTTTTCCATGCTTGCTTTCATACATGCTCTTTTTAGAAGCAAGGAACTATCATAAGCACAAATTGACATGGTTTTGGAATTTTCTGataaataaagatatattttACGTACCACTGCAGCATGAGAGCGCTGGGTGTATACAATGGTACAGCAAAAATCTTAGTCACCTTAAGCAGGAAACTAACAAAATCATCTTATCATCTGTATAATGGACAATAACAATACATCAGAAAAGACAAAAGCTCTAAACTTGTGGTCTCCTTTCACAAGATAACACCTGCATAATGTTGATTCCACTATGGCGAAATGCATAAATAGACCCTTTAAGTTGTCCACAACGATCAGAGACATTTTAACAATGCTAATAACCAGATAGACACCTCTACTTGGTTATAAGTGTATCTTTTGAACATCTGGTTGGCTAAGGGGATTGATCTGGACTCTGGAGTGAAATTGCAGGGTAATGGGATTGTGGGAAGGTCAATGGGTTTTGGGAGGTGATTTCAATGTTTGCAGATTTGAGATTGAAAGGTTCAATTGCAATAGAAGATCAAACGCCATGAAGCATTCTCAGACATCATCCAGGACCTAGATGTCATTGATCTTCCCCTCCAAGGGGCACAATACACTTGGTCGAGAGGTGAAAACAGCTTGCAGGCATCAAGGCTTGAAAGGTTCCTCATCTCACAAGAGTGGAATGAAACTTTCAGAGCTGTGAGGCATATTGCAATGACAAAGGTGATCTCCAATCGTAGGCCAATCCTATTGGAATGTGGGGATTGGGATGCAACTCCTTCCTACTTCAAGTTTGAGAGTATGTGGTTACagttaggggtgtacataggtcgggttggttcagatttttcaattatcaaaccaaaccaatggcgtcgggtttttaaatttataaaccaaaccacaaaccaacaaagtcgagtttttcaatctcggtttttctcgggttttttCCCTGTAAAATCgtcatagcataaaatatgtaacttgtgctccaaatatttcttaagtcctagtaaaatacaactatataatgtgtttttcaagaaactaacacaataatatgtgagataagtcatagcattatactaaaatattcaattacaaagataaaataataaaattacataaaataattattgctaattaataagccataatgaaaattaacataatctaaaaatactatataggtcatgctaaaataagtatagctaataagtactaatattaattacataactaagcactaaagaaaaagataaactaagttatgcattttcattataaaccaatataaaactaaaataattatccaacactatcgccattcctagtattgaattgaattgcttttattagcattagtattgatttgaactttgtttgagttactacatttatgggctataaaatttatttaccattcaagaatgttaagtctaaacttgaaataatacgttaaaagataaaactgtgaaaaagtttaagaaatatttataaattacattacaataaatatttatatgtataaaatatttttaaaaattatataaatgtactatcgggttggtttggtttcagtttgactttttttagttaaaaccaaaccaaaccaattatggtcgggttttattttccaataccaaatcaaaccaaaccacattttttttttttttaccggtttgactcggattatcggcttggtgcggtttatcggttttctttgtacacccctagttacAGTCGGATGGATTACCCGGACAACCTAAAGACCTGGTGGCACAATCACACATTCACTGGTAGTTCAGATTTTAATGCAAAAGCTGAAAAGCCTTAAAAAGGATATCAACGTTTGGAACAAGGAGTTTGGAAGAGTGGAGACTAGAAAGTCCAGGGCTTTGGACGAGCTCATGATACTAGAACAAGCCACAGAAGGAAGGCAACTGAGCTAACTGAGGCCAGTCAAATGGTGAACCTGAGAGTAGAGATTCAACAGATAGCCAAAGCAGAGGAGATATCATGGAGGCAGAAATTTAGATGCCTTGGTTTAGAGGGCAAGGGTTCTTAATCTAGATCTTCAAGCTTCTTacttttatttttcatcttttagCTTTTAAAAAAAAGCTATTACTTTTTTTTGACAAGGTAAATACTTTCATTAATATGGATTAATCTCATGAATACAAGCAGTATACCAAGTTATAGAGAATCTACAACATAATATGATTCCCAATACCTGATCTTTTATACAAACCGGAACCTCATGGGTGCACCAAAAAGATACTAGGAATGAGAGACTATTCCCTTCAAGCTGTTTAGTTGTGTCAAACGGTAACTTGAAACATGAAACGTTCTCCCTCACAAGGATTGGTTTTCTTGTTTATGATATATTCTTTAATCTTATTAAACTTACTAGTTTCTGGACACGTGTGTTGCGCGTGTTCCCAATATCAATGAGTACCAAATTTTTAGGTAATAAAAGTTACAAATTAACTAAGCATTTGAAGTTAAAGTATGTCACTAACATAATTCGATTTCAGTGACTTAATATTTGAATATGGAACCTGCAATGAACAATTATATTAAGTTAGTCAAATGTTATTTtcaattattataattttattttatgagtTGCAAACATATTAATTGGTCTTTTTGTGTATGTTCCTTTCTACCATTTTAGTTAATCTGCCATTATTAATGCTTTGTGATGATACTGATTGGCAGAGCAAAATATACTATCAAAAAGATTATTGCAAGAAAATTCAGTCCCCAATTAAATTAGGAATCAACTTTTGTAAATCTGCATATTACATTAAAGGTGATACATAAATATAACAAGAGATGTAAAATAACGGGAATATAATCGGCTCCACAAATAAGAATAAAGCATATTCTAGACACTTATCACAAACCCGTGTCACCCCGTAATAAAGATAAGTCATCAACTGAAAACACAAGTAGATAAAAAAGCTTGAACAAGCTAAGAAAAATTTGAATGTTATGCATGTGGTGTGACTGAGTCTCGAAAGAACAATGGTATTTAATATGTCTTCAAATCCTAAAGAAataaatgatatttgaatcattTCTCATAATTGACTAAACCTTAACATTCTAATATTAAGAGAAACAtaaacacaaaaacaaagaatCTAAGTCAATAGAGGAGTTACTCATGAACAAAATTTTCCTTTTGGATGGAGTGTTAGTTGTTTGGATATGAGTCTGGCGCACTTGATCAGTTGCTCATGGCATGGACTTTGAATAAGTAGCTCATAGAAATACATTAATCCCTGTGGACTTTTGAACGGGCCATATATAAAAAGTGTTCTTGCTGTAAATCTTATCTTAGTTGTGCCACTTGCAGTGATGGTAAGCATCTCCAATAGTTTGGCAGTCAATGTTAAATTTTATTACTCAAAATCTAAAAAGGCAGAAGATAATAAGATGGGAGAAGATAAGGCTATTGATAATCAGAGTTTTGTTTTAATGACAAGTAAACACaagatataaatatataattatggAAATCAATTAATTAGGAGAAGAGGAAGAGACTCAATGACATAATTATTATTTATGACTATATGATATTTTTCTACTTTTGTACATGAATCTAGTAAAAGAGTTTTGAATAAAGCATATTTAAAATTGCATTTAGGATAAAAGTTGAGAAGTCAAGTTaagagaaaatgaagaaaatataatAGGGAATGGTAAACGTTAGATCTAATAGATACATGTGTGGCAGCTAATTGAAGGGACTCAACACTATTATTGATTAAATGTTactatttattatgaaatattttaccTTTTTGTTATTTTATATAAGTTATATTTTTGTACAAGAATTTTATGTAGAGTTGTTTCTAATTGAAGGACGAAATTGTAACTCAATTTTTCATGGGCATTTTGGTAATCTAACTTTAGTTATAAGGGCTTCCTACTTTTAGTATAACTAGTTCTGGACACGTGTGTTGCACGTAGAACCCCATGTTAATTGATTTAAAATTGGACCTTAGTGCTCCACCACTAGTCACCTTTTCGGCCAACATAAGGGCCCTTCGAGACCCCCAATACCTCCCTAGCGGCCTCTCTAATGTAATTTGCAGTCGCGGCCCACATACCACTTGTGTTCGCACTGATCTTCCATGCCCCCATAGCCAATAGCTTATCCCCCAACTCCTAGGCTCTAACCTTCGTCAAAGCTCCCCATTTGATCCTAGAAAGACCATACGCAACCCTTTTTCTCTGCTTCCTCATAATCTCCAAATCCATGACCATGGGCCTATGCTGGGTCGAGAGGTTCTCACTTAGGAAGACCTTGAAATCTACGCACAGACCTCTATCTGACTTTCTAAGGAGTAAAAGTCAATCTGAGTCTTGGCTACCAAACTCTTAAAAGTAACCAAGTTCTCCTCCTTCTTCGAAAAACTCGAGTTAGCAATCACCAAGTCAAACGCCTTTGCAAAATCCAACAATGACATGCAtctataaagagaaaaaaaaaaaagagttaatgCATTACATATATAGCTAGAAACACAGGAATGAGTATATTTGTCACATAATTAGTACTGAATTTTTTTTACCTTGAAATTGAAATATACTTCCAATAAGATTGTAAAATCATAAAGCAATTGCAAAAAATGGATTCACTAaaagattttcaagttttcaTTTTATATATGCTGAGCAAATGAAAATTTCTAAGATCAAACAAATATCATTATAACCACCATAAGATAATATAAAAAATGCCATTTTCTTTTGCACTGCTACTTGTTAGGGGAAATGCGCTGAAAGTTATAATATATTTACATGGCGAGTCAATTTGTGGGTAACTTATATAAGTACAACAATTGGTTTTTGAGGAGCAAATTTGGCTCATTCCCCTGCCAGGTAATTGAAAGAGATTGTAGAGAGAATTTCTTTTAAATTCTACCAGCCTACcaccaacaaaataattttcatgcTACAACACTCATTTCCATATTAAGTCCATACATAAGATACCTTGCAGATACATGGTTGTTGTTGGTCTTGATAGCCAGAGGCAGAGCCAGGATTTCAAGCATATGGtttggaattctaatttttttaagtTATTAGGTCAAATATAGAGTTTGAAAGCTATTGGGTTTGGCCAAACCCGTCCCGACACTCTAGCTCTGCCCCTGTTGATAGCAATTTTTTTGACATACTTCTTGATCTTTGAAAGAACCAGCATGCAAAAACAATATATATCAACTgttaaaaagaaagagaataCTCGACAATATTTTGTGACAGTTTGGGATTGAGccttatttgttgttgttgtacatgtGTCGATGAAGCATGATATTATAAACTATAGAGACAGGAAGTAGGCGAAGAGTACCACaaataaaatatcaataataTAGTCATTGAACTTTTAAGAAATACTAAAATGTTCCATCAAAAGAAAACGAAAGATATATCAATATGGTCTTtatataaatttgggttggagggaaggtgggttgctctgatggtaagcaccctcctcttccaaccaagaggttgtgagttcgagtcaccccaagagcaaggtggggagttcttggagggaaggatgccgagggtctattggaaacagcctctctaccccagggtaggggtaaggtctgcgtacacactaccctccccagaccccactagtgggattatactgggttgttgttgttgttgttattgttgttgttgttgttgttgttaactGACTAATAAGTACAATTTTGAAATTCAAAAGCTAAGACACTACTCTATATGCTAACATAATGAATCACGCTTAAACTTTCACAACAGTGATATAAAGAGTTTGATGCCTTAAAATTAGTGATGTGCTGGACTTCTTAAGCTCTTTATATAAGAAATTAAGAAGAGTAATTTGAAGAATTGAGAAAGATCTGCTAGAAATAGTCCTTGACGTCGTCAGAGCCTTTGATGGAGATAGAACATTTTCTTGCCTTTATATATATCCTCCTTTTCAGTTGGATGGTGTTGCTTGAACTTTCCCAAGCGTTTTTTTATTGAATTAGTCTACAATAAATAATTCAATGTGCCTCTTCAAATATTCCAACTTTTTCTACGGAAACAAAGCGGTTGGCTAATGCAAGTGTGTTTAATTAATGTGTTGACATATGAAAGGAATGATATTTATTCATTTATTAAATTATGGTTACTTGTAACGGAAGAaatgtttattttcttttatacaaaaatattgAAAGTGTTCTAATAAAGGACGAAATGTGGAATTGTAACGGAAGAAATATGTCTTTTTGTAATACAAAAATATTGAAACTGTTCTATTGAAGGACAAAATGTGGGTATTTTCGTAATTCAAGTTTAGAGATAGAGGCTTCCCACTTTTAGTATAATATTAtatgatgatatgatatgatgaacGATAACGGTCTTtaacatttttaaaatttatgataTTAATTAATCATCATCTATGCTCTGAAAATTGTCTATCTAAGGGATGACTAGCTTTATTGAATTACCAAgttatttttttttgataaagtaaGTTGCTTCATTGAAAGGCATCAAGCAGATGCAGTGATTACAAAAATAAAGATGCTAGCTCCATTACAAGATGTTATGATGGGATCTTGGAGCTAGCCAATAACAAGAAGATATACCTCAAAGAGGCTAGTCAAGAGTAAGGGAGCTCAAAAAATCTAAAAAGACAGTAGAACTATTTACATAGGACTGTTTGTCCCAACAAAAAAGACTTAAGTAGACATCTGGCCCTCAGCAAGTGAATTGAAGTTGAGACTCCATCAAAACATCTGAGGTTTCTTTCAGTCCATATGCCTCTTATGCCAAGTTATTACACATTACCAAGTTATTACACATGATTTTTTAATTCTGTTAGGGTCTGAGTGATCTTGTCCTCGAATCCTCTCTATGCCTCTTATGCCATTTTTATCTATGATCCTACAATCAATCTGTCTCTGAAGATTGTCTATCTACGATGACTTGTATCTTTTGATTGAACTGAATCACGGAGCATAAAACATGGTCTTTTTATGGTGCTCTCTTAGTAAGGGTTTAAAAATTTGGATTGTTGATCTTCTTTCTCTTCCCATTCTTGACATTCATTACTTATTCATCTTACATGTTTTTAGAATGCTTAAGGTCTGTTGAATTTGTTCCAGGTGGAGCTGCTGATGTTGGGAAGAAGAAAATCCTGCTCTTGAAGGGAAAGGAAAGAGAAATTCCTAATGTAAGTTTTACTTTAGTTGGGGGTGGGGATGGGGGTGGGGGTTGCACACTGAAAATGAAATTAGCTCCACTGTGCCTTAGGTTGGGGGAACTCCATTTCCTTTCATAAGCTCTGGAAGTGAGAGACGTCTAGGTGTTAGAGCATGTTTATTTTTAAGATAACTTTTGCTAATCTCTTTTAGTCAACTAGGCGATCATCCCTCATATTCTTTACCCCCAAACTTCCTGACTGATATGTTCACAGAATCAGTGGAAATGTTTCTGTGCATATGGATTGGTCCATCAAACCTTTTGAGGTGATCTAATCTGCGATGTTATTTACTTCTAAGTCACAGTAAGGCTTTCTTTTGTAATTAAAAAACACTGATCTGTTCGACACAATTGTAATAACTTAATGCTGTAATGCACGTGGCAAAACGATCTGGCTCACCTTGACAAAGAAAAGGTGGCCTTGAAGTAGTTTGAGGTTCCAGATGCAAACGGGATCTTATTACTATTGAGTGGTCACCAGACACCActatgtgggattacactgggtatgttgttgtactATTGAGTGATCACTGCTAAAGGTCAAAAGTTCtgttaatttcatttgtttctcTGATGAGGAGGGAATCCCTTGTTGTTTAGATAGTTGACTTGCTTTAATTGATATGTAATGGATACTTGTATCCAACACTTTAATGTATAAAACCAATTTATGTAAACCAATTTGGTTCATCCCGATAAATGTCTCCTGGAAAATTAATTTCAGTTTAGATTTTCTGCAACTTTGAACTTATTAGTCTTTTCTTTCCTTCATAGGTTTCTAGTGGTTCATTGATTCAGGACAATGCGGCACCTATTGTCAAGAATACAATAACATCATCTGCTCCGCAACAGAACCAGCGCCGTGAGGCAAGTGGGAAGATCATTAGAAGTATTCTTCTCAAGGATGCTCGTCAAAATCAAGCTCCTTCTGCATCCCAACAAGAACAGCACAGCCAGGATAAGGACAAAAAGCCTCCTAGGCCACCAAGCGTGCAGTTGTTTCAGAAAGAAATTAACGGAGTTAATGAGGATAAGATTGTTGGAACTGATTTGCATGTTGTCCACACTGAAAAGCAGGAAAGACGCTCTAGGATTAGGGATAGGCCTGATCGTGGTGTTTGGACTCCTCTTCGTCGTGCTGATAGTTTGCATGCTAGTGATGAATCCTTGTCTTCATCTACCTCTCAATCTTCTGAAGTGCTGGATTCTCTTGAAGGTCTGTTCACTAGTGTCACTCATGTTTGGTGTTCTTGACCTTTTGCCAGATGCTAGATTTTCTAATTATTTTGGTTGACAGAAAACTATTCTGCCTTTTATTTTCTTGTCTCTCATTTGTTATAAAGATTAAAGAGAGTATATTCATCATTTTCTTACATCTCTTAATTTTAATTTACATGTATTAATGTTTGTTAAGGATTAGGGTTTACTCAGTTTTCTTTTCCCTGGAATCTTCCCCcttttttgggggggaggggtGGGGGGGAATCCTtctaattttcttcttcttctttaggaagtCAGGGTGAAACCAAAAATGATCTGCCAAATGTTCGTGGTGGGGAGTTCAGACCCATGGGAAGCGGGCGTAATTCTCATTCTTCTTTTGACAATGGTTAGTTTTGTTTATGGGTCATGAAACTTTGTGATTCTTTGCTACACGTGAAGTATTGTGCTCAATATTTTCTTCCCTCTTTTCGTCACTGGGACATGTTTGGTTACGTTTAAATTTTTTGATGTATCTAGGTACTTATAAACGTCGTGGTATGAGGGATGATGGCATTTCAGTAGGGGAAGGAAAACCCTTGAGAAGGGGAGGTCCTTCTAACTATGGTACCCATGAGGTGTGCTTTGTTTAGTACAATGTTTCATATTTTAGTGTAGGCCGATGTGTTTTCACTGTGTGTTTTTACTGATTTGCTCACATGGACTATATGATGTTCATGCAGAAACAAGTGTGGGTCCAAAAGTCAAGTTCTGGTACTTAATCATTAATGGTAAGCTTTAAAGTTGGCTGTTCATTTCTGTTGTCCAAGTTCTTTTCATTTTAGTGGTGTTGCTTGATAGATGAAAATACCTATCCAAAAGAAATGCTTAATAGATGAATAAATGAATGGCATCGAAGCACTACAATTGCCACAGCACTCATTCATTTAAATGTACAAGTGGCACGAGATATACTTTATTGTCAACTTAGTTTGGTTATGTCTAAAAGTGCGTAGGTGGTAAACGCATGGCGTATTTCTTTTTGGTGAGTGCAATCTACCATTATTGATTCAAAGGTTGAGCCTTCAATTTATCTGGTTTTTTCTGCAGCGAAAAGCTTGGTTTTGCCATATCAGGTATTCGTGGCTAGTGGCTGGAGCTCTCTTTACTAGACACATCATGTATGAGCAAGGTTCCTGGAGTAAAGATAAGGATCTGAAGGCCTTAATGAAATTTTTGACTCGCCAAGGTGGTTTAGAAACTGGTATATACTGCTAAACTAGTCTTTGATCTGACTGAATTGAAGATGGCTGGAGTAGGGGCAGGAGGAAAGGAAGTCGTATCAGTGATATATACACCACGATTTTCAGCTGGTGCACCTTATGAAGTCTCTTCATCGGTGATGTGGGTTTCCTTGTTCCTGTGATTGATCCGGCTGATTATCAAATAATATGGTTCTATAGATGGAAGGTTTCCTTTGTTGAACTGTAAATACAAACATGGTATTGTGTGAAGTGCGCCAATAATCACATACATATGTTTCATAGCCCCATACTAGTTCTAGGCTTGACTGATTGGAGATTGTCAAAGAAGAAGCTTGGAGTTGCTGCAATCTTGGTTGAAGCTTGTTGTCTAAGTGGGGCCCTGATGGCAAAGCGTTGAAGAGGTCGGTTCGTAGTCGCTTGTTTGTGTGTATGGATGGGGTTGCTAGTCCAAGGGATGTTTTATCGAAATGAAAAAAAGTGTTGTTCCAaaaaact
It encodes the following:
- the LOC107817079 gene encoding regulator of nonsense transcripts UPF3; its protein translation is MKGPLDRTKVVLRHLPPTISQSMLVEQVLSRFTGRYNWFSFRPGKSSQKHQTYSRAYVDFKRPEDVIEFAEFFDGHVFVNEKGTQFKTIVEYAPSQRAPKRWSKKDGREGTILKDPEYLEFLEFIAKPIENLPSAEIQLERKEAERAGSAKDAPIVTPLMDYIRQKRAAKSGARKSLSNGRPTRRANGTSSGSPSSSAFKQGSEKRRVSTTMYVLRDSSKAGSGKDKRHILVPKRDDQQQAEKSGTSAPGSGADAVEEETGGAADVGKKKILLLKGKEREIPNVSSGSLIQDNAAPIVKNTITSSAPQQNQRREASGKIIRSILLKDARQNQAPSASQQEQHSQDKDKKPPRPPSVQLFQKEINGVNEDKIVGTDLHVVHTEKQERRSRIRDRPDRGVWTPLRRADSLHASDESLSSSTSQSSEVLDSLEGSQGETKNDLPNVRGGEFRPMGSGRNSHSSFDNGTYKRRGMRDDGISVGEGKPLRRGGPSNYGTHEKQVWVQKSSSGT